From the Desulfovibrio sp. JY genome, one window contains:
- the metE gene encoding 5-methyltetrahydropteroyltriglutamate--homocysteine S-methyltransferase encodes MVTHSLGFPRMGRNRELKAALESYWAGRIDAAALKAQAAALRLSHWKLAGEAGLDLVPVGDFSLYDHMLDMACLLGAVPERFGHAGGEVPLDTFFAMARGLQDGTRDVAAMEMTKWFDTNYHYIVPEFTPGQRLAVVGSKIFDEARQAAEAGFAAKAVLPGPFTFLTLGKSATPGFDRFSLLPDLLEAYRDILGRLGALCPWIELDEPILAQDLPESLAGPFREAYRDLAKTTGPAKLMLATYFGGIAHNLPWVEGLPLGALHIDCVRDPTQIALVAKALSPETALSLGLVDGRNIWRVDAAAALARIALAADHVGAERLMLAPSCSLLHCPVDLAAETALDPTIRSWMAFAVQKCREVRLLADAAAPGGPEHPEVAAALADNRAAWESRRESVVATDAAVRRRVDAVTVDMFHRPAPYKERAKTQAAALSLPPIPTTTIGSFPQTPAIRQARRRAKTGEMDAAAYKAFLKETIADVVARQEALGLDVLVHGEPERNDMVEYFGERLAGFCFTKNGWVQSYGARCVKPPVIYGDVSRPGPMTVDWSTYAASLTKKPMKGMLTGPATILCWSFVRDDQPRETTRRQIALAMRDEVADLERAGLRVIQIDEPALREGLPLRRKDWELALALAVDDFRLTAAVARPETQIHTHMCYAEFNDIVPSIAAMDADVISIEASRSRMELLTAFADFQYPNEIGPGLYDIHSPRVPSVAEMETLLKRAAAVIPPERLWANPDCGLKTRAWPEATAALANMVEAARRVRAVLFDKR; translated from the coding sequence ATGGTGACGCATTCGCTGGGATTTCCCCGCATGGGGCGCAACCGGGAACTCAAGGCAGCCCTCGAAAGTTACTGGGCCGGCAGGATCGATGCCGCCGCCCTGAAGGCGCAGGCCGCCGCCTTGCGGCTTTCGCACTGGAAGCTCGCGGGCGAGGCCGGCCTCGATTTGGTGCCGGTCGGCGACTTCTCCCTCTACGACCACATGCTCGACATGGCCTGCCTGCTGGGTGCGGTGCCGGAGCGCTTCGGCCATGCCGGCGGGGAGGTGCCCCTGGACACCTTTTTCGCCATGGCCCGGGGCCTCCAGGACGGGACGCGCGACGTGGCGGCCATGGAGATGACCAAGTGGTTCGACACCAACTACCACTACATCGTGCCGGAGTTCACGCCGGGCCAGCGCCTTGCCGTGGTCGGGTCGAAGATCTTCGACGAGGCGCGTCAGGCCGCCGAGGCGGGATTCGCGGCCAAGGCCGTGCTGCCCGGGCCGTTCACGTTCCTTACGCTCGGCAAAAGCGCCACACCCGGCTTCGACCGCTTTTCGCTGCTCCCGGACCTGCTCGAGGCCTACCGGGACATCCTTGGCCGCCTGGGTGCGCTGTGCCCCTGGATCGAACTCGACGAGCCCATCCTGGCCCAGGACCTGCCCGAATCCCTGGCCGGCCCGTTCCGTGAGGCCTACCGTGACCTCGCCAAGACCACCGGTCCGGCGAAACTGATGCTCGCCACCTACTTCGGCGGCATCGCCCACAACCTGCCCTGGGTGGAAGGGCTGCCCCTTGGCGCGCTCCACATCGACTGCGTGCGCGACCCGACCCAGATCGCCTTGGTAGCCAAGGCGCTGTCGCCGGAAACCGCCTTGTCGCTCGGGCTCGTGGACGGGCGCAACATCTGGCGCGTGGACGCGGCCGCCGCCCTGGCCCGCATCGCGCTGGCGGCGGATCACGTCGGAGCGGAGCGCCTCATGCTCGCGCCGTCGTGTTCGCTGCTGCATTGCCCGGTGGACCTTGCGGCGGAAACCGCCCTCGACCCGACCATCCGCAGTTGGATGGCCTTTGCCGTGCAGAAATGCCGCGAGGTGCGCCTGCTCGCCGATGCTGCCGCGCCCGGCGGGCCTGAGCATCCGGAGGTGGCCGCCGCCCTGGCCGACAACCGGGCCGCCTGGGAGAGCCGGCGGGAAAGCGTGGTCGCGACCGACGCGGCCGTGCGCCGGCGGGTGGATGCCGTGACCGTGGACATGTTCCACCGGCCGGCCCCCTATAAGGAACGCGCCAAAACCCAGGCGGCCGCCCTCTCCCTGCCGCCCATCCCCACCACCACCATCGGCTCCTTTCCCCAGACGCCGGCAATCCGGCAGGCCCGGCGGCGCGCCAAGACCGGCGAGATGGACGCCGCCGCCTACAAAGCCTTCCTCAAGGAGACCATCGCCGACGTGGTGGCCCGGCAGGAGGCCCTCGGCCTCGACGTGCTGGTGCATGGCGAGCCCGAGCGAAACGACATGGTGGAGTATTTCGGCGAGCGGCTCGCCGGCTTTTGCTTCACGAAAAACGGCTGGGTGCAAAGCTACGGCGCGCGCTGCGTCAAGCCGCCGGTCATCTACGGCGACGTGTCGCGCCCCGGCCCCATGACCGTGGACTGGTCGACCTACGCCGCTTCCCTGACGAAGAAACCCATGAAGGGCATGCTCACCGGCCCGGCCACCATCCTGTGCTGGAGCTTCGTGCGCGACGACCAGCCCCGCGAGACCACGCGCCGGCAGATCGCCCTGGCCATGCGCGACGAGGTGGCGGACCTGGAGCGGGCCGGGCTGCGCGTCATCCAGATCGACGAGCCGGCCCTGCGCGAGGGACTGCCGCTGCGGCGCAAGGACTGGGAGCTGGCCCTGGCCCTGGCCGTGGACGATTTCCGGCTGACCGCCGCCGTGGCGAGGCCGGAAACACAGATCCACACCCACATGTGCTACGCGGAATTCAATGACATCGTGCCGTCCATCGCGGCCATGGATGCCGACGTCATCAGCATCGAGGCCAGCCGCAGCCGCATGGAACTCCTCACCGCCTTCGCCGACTTCCAATACCCCAACGAGATAGGTCCCGGGCTCTACGACATCCACAGCCCGCGTGTGCCGTCGGTCGCCGAGATGGAAACGCTGCTCAAACGCGCGGCCGCAGTCATCCCACCCGAACGACTGTGGGCCAACCCCGATTGCGGACTCAAGACCCGGGCCTGGCCGGAAGCCACCGCCGCCTTGGCCAATATGGTGGAAGCAGCCCGCCGCGTCCGCGCGGTGTTATTTGATAAGAGGTAA
- a CDS encoding anaerobic ribonucleoside-triphosphate reductase activating protein: MQKIRNEEGLRLGGRTPLSTLDYPGELAAVLFCRGCPWRCPYCHNAALREGDGEADEDFAGALSWLESRQGLLDAVVFSGGEPTRQKGLGAAMAAVRELGFKIGLHTAGMFPDALADVLPACDWVGCDIKAPAAAYDRITGIPGSAEPALASLQLLNQAHVAFEVRTTWHPGLLDRADMTSLAEELDRQEVPTWVIQPFQPKGCSDENLRAAGPAVFPDDLLEALRQTAPGLSITVR; encoded by the coding sequence ATGCAAAAGATACGAAATGAAGAAGGATTGCGTCTTGGCGGCCGCACGCCGCTTTCCACCCTGGATTACCCCGGGGAGCTGGCGGCGGTGCTTTTCTGCCGGGGCTGTCCCTGGCGCTGCCCCTACTGCCACAACGCCGCCCTGCGCGAAGGGGATGGCGAGGCCGACGAGGATTTCGCCGGTGCCCTGTCCTGGCTGGAAAGCCGGCAGGGACTCCTCGACGCGGTGGTTTTTTCCGGCGGCGAACCCACGCGACAAAAGGGACTCGGCGCGGCCATGGCGGCCGTGCGCGAACTCGGCTTCAAAATCGGCCTGCACACGGCCGGCATGTTCCCCGACGCCCTGGCCGACGTGCTGCCCGCCTGCGACTGGGTGGGCTGCGACATCAAGGCCCCGGCCGCGGCCTATGACCGCATCACCGGCATCCCCGGCAGCGCCGAGCCGGCCCTGGCCAGCCTGCAACTCCTCAATCAGGCGCACGTCGCCTTCGAAGTGCGCACCACCTGGCACCCGGGCCTGCTCGACAGGGCGGACATGACTTCCCTGGCCGAAGAACTGGACCGGCAGGAAGTCCCCACCTGGGTCATCCAGCCCTTCCAGCCCAAAGGCTGCTCCGACGAAAACCTTCGCGCCGCCGGACCGGCCGTCTTCCCGGACGACCTCCTGGAAGCACTGCGCCAGACCGCTCCCGGCCTCTCCATCACCGTTCGGTGA
- a CDS encoding ribonucleoside triphosphate reductase: MLEPMTSSDLSFDTVPESAASAAPERVAVAVPMRIKKRDGKVVPFDGEKIFSAIRRAGAVTGEFEDAEARLLTAQAVKVLSHRFTGQIPDIERIQDVVEQALISANHFRTMRAYSVYREQRAKLRHDKKTVVDVAASINEYLDRQDWRVAANANQGYSLGGLILNVSGKVVANYWLNHVYPPEVGAAHREGDLHIHDLDMLAGYCAGWSLRTLLEEGLNGVPDKVEADPPRHLSSAVGQIVNFLGTLQNEWAGAQAFSSFDTYMAPFVRKDRLDYAEVRQSIQELIYNLNVPSRWGTQTPFTNLTFDWTCPDDLAGQHPRIGGEELDFTYGELQAEMDMINRAYIDVMTAGDAKGRVFTFPIPTYNITKDFPWESPNVDILFEMTAKYGLPYFQNFVNSDLEPNMVRSMCCRLQLDLRELLKRGNGLFGSAEQTGSVGVVTINCARLGYSHRGDEAGLLARLDGLLDIARTSLEIKRKEITRRMDAGLFPYTKRYLGSLRNHFSTIGVNGINEMIRNFTSDAENITTPAGHALAVRLLDHVRARMTEFQEQTGHLYNLEATPAEGTTYRFAKEDRKRFPGIIQAGTTEKPYYTNSSQLPVGFTDDPFEALSRQEELQRKYTGGTVLHLYMGERISSAEACKHLVRRALSRFALPYITITPTFSICDVHGYLAGEHETCPRCATAGETRACEIWTRVMGYYRPKSAFNIGKQGEYEERICFAEPQ, encoded by the coding sequence ATGCTGGAACCGATGACCAGTTCCGATCTCTCTTTCGACACCGTGCCGGAATCCGCAGCGTCCGCTGCGCCGGAACGTGTCGCCGTGGCCGTGCCCATGCGCATCAAAAAGCGCGATGGCAAGGTCGTTCCTTTTGACGGCGAGAAGATTTTCTCCGCCATCCGCCGGGCCGGCGCGGTCACGGGCGAGTTCGAGGACGCCGAGGCCCGGCTGCTCACGGCCCAGGCCGTCAAAGTGCTGTCCCACCGCTTCACCGGACAGATCCCGGACATCGAGCGCATCCAGGACGTGGTGGAGCAGGCCCTGATTTCGGCCAACCACTTCCGCACCATGCGCGCCTACTCGGTCTACCGGGAACAGCGGGCCAAGCTGCGCCACGACAAGAAGACCGTGGTGGACGTGGCCGCCTCCATCAACGAATACCTCGACCGCCAGGACTGGCGCGTGGCCGCCAACGCCAACCAGGGTTATTCGCTCGGCGGACTCATCTTGAACGTCTCGGGCAAGGTGGTGGCCAATTATTGGCTCAACCACGTCTATCCGCCGGAAGTGGGCGCCGCCCACCGCGAAGGCGACCTGCACATCCACGACCTGGACATGCTGGCCGGCTACTGCGCCGGCTGGTCGCTGCGCACGCTGCTGGAAGAAGGCTTAAACGGCGTGCCGGACAAGGTGGAAGCCGACCCGCCGCGCCATCTTTCCAGCGCTGTCGGACAGATCGTCAATTTTCTCGGCACGCTGCAAAACGAGTGGGCCGGGGCCCAGGCCTTTTCCTCCTTCGACACCTACATGGCCCCGTTCGTGCGCAAGGACAGGCTCGATTACGCCGAGGTGCGCCAGTCCATCCAGGAGCTGATCTACAACCTGAACGTGCCGTCGCGCTGGGGCACCCAGACCCCCTTCACCAACCTGACCTTCGACTGGACCTGCCCGGACGACCTGGCCGGCCAGCATCCGCGCATCGGCGGCGAGGAGCTCGATTTCACCTACGGCGAGCTCCAAGCCGAAATGGACATGATCAACCGGGCCTACATCGACGTCATGACCGCCGGCGACGCCAAGGGACGGGTCTTCACCTTCCCCATCCCCACCTACAACATCACCAAGGATTTTCCCTGGGAGTCGCCCAACGTCGACATTCTCTTCGAGATGACGGCCAAGTACGGCCTGCCCTACTTCCAGAATTTCGTGAATTCCGACCTCGAGCCCAACATGGTGCGCTCCATGTGCTGCCGGCTCCAGCTCGACCTGCGCGAGCTTTTAAAGCGCGGCAACGGCCTTTTCGGCAGCGCCGAGCAGACCGGGTCCGTGGGCGTTGTCACCATCAACTGCGCCCGGCTCGGCTACAGCCATCGCGGCGACGAGGCGGGACTTCTGGCCCGCCTGGACGGCCTGCTCGACATCGCCCGCACCAGCCTGGAGATCAAGCGCAAGGAGATCACGCGGCGCATGGACGCCGGGCTTTTCCCCTACACCAAGCGCTACCTGGGTTCGCTGCGCAACCATTTCTCCACCATCGGCGTCAACGGCATCAATGAAATGATCCGCAACTTCACGTCCGATGCCGAAAACATCACCACCCCGGCCGGCCACGCCCTGGCCGTGCGCCTGCTCGACCACGTGCGCGCGCGCATGACCGAGTTCCAGGAGCAGACCGGCCACCTCTACAACCTGGAAGCCACCCCGGCCGAAGGCACCACCTACCGGTTCGCCAAGGAAGACCGCAAACGCTTCCCCGGCATCATCCAGGCCGGAACGACGGAAAAGCCTTACTACACCAACTCGTCCCAGCTGCCGGTCGGCTTTACCGACGACCCCTTCGAGGCGCTTTCGCGCCAGGAGGAGCTTCAGCGCAAATACACCGGCGGCACGGTGCTCCACCTCTACATGGGCGAACGCATCTCCAGCGCCGAGGCCTGCAAGCACCTGGTGCGCCGGGCGCTTTCCCGCTTTGCGCTGCCCTACATCACCATAACGCCCACCTTCTCCATCTGCGACGTCCACGGCTACCTGGCCGGCGAGCACGAGACCTGCCCGCGCTGCGCCACGGCCGGCGAAACCCGCGCCTGCGAGATCTGGACCCGGGTCATGGGCTACTACCGACCCAAATCGGCCTTCAATATCGGCAAACAGGGCGAATACGAAGAACGCATCTGTTTCGCCGAGCCTCAATAA
- a CDS encoding UbiX family flavin prenyltransferase, producing MKRLLVGITGASGVIYGIRLLEVLRGVAEVETHLILSRGAATTLAYETDFTAEAVTALADVVHAHDNLAAAISSGSFPVHGMVVVPCSMKTLAQVALSLGDNLLARAADVTLKERRKLVLVPRETPLHLGHLRHMTAVTEMGGVILPPAPSFYHGPRTIMDIVDQTVGKILDQFAIPHDLFHRWDGREG from the coding sequence ATGAAACGGCTCCTGGTCGGCATAACGGGCGCAAGCGGCGTGATCTACGGCATCCGGTTGCTCGAGGTCCTGCGCGGCGTGGCCGAGGTGGAAACGCATCTCATTTTGAGCCGGGGCGCGGCCACGACGTTGGCCTACGAGACCGACTTCACGGCCGAGGCCGTCACGGCCCTGGCCGATGTGGTCCATGCCCACGACAATCTGGCGGCGGCTATCTCGAGCGGCTCGTTTCCCGTGCACGGCATGGTGGTGGTCCCGTGCTCCATGAAGACCCTGGCCCAGGTCGCCCTGTCCCTTGGCGACAACCTGCTGGCCCGGGCCGCCGACGTGACGCTCAAGGAGCGGCGCAAGCTGGTGCTCGTGCCGCGCGAAACGCCGCTGCACCTGGGGCACCTGCGCCACATGACGGCCGTGACCGAAATGGGCGGCGTCATCCTGCCCCCGGCCCCGTCGTTCTACCACGGCCCCCGCACCATCATGGACATCGTGGACCAGACCGTGGGCAAGATCCTGGACCAGTTCGCCATCCCCCACGACCTCTTCCACCGTTGGGACGGCCGGGAGGGGTGA
- a CDS encoding c-type cytochrome has translation MKNRNVYFALVLATLLLAFGVWILAFFRSTLVTKRTETPQAAPSQNAKAPAMPQLFNPPRPEDAPESIRAEVMLGYKIMTETKKYAGKYINNDLSCTSCHFDGGRSLDTISLVGVGARYPLFRGRRDYTADLTLRTQGCFERSMNGTAPAYDSQIMQSLLVYMQWISKGIPIYSEQPWTLPHDLGNSHKPDVANGAKVYADVCARCHGEAGQGTAIAPPLWGDGSYNDGAGMHRIRTFSVFAWRYMPKSSPSLTQEQALDVAGFVHEKPRPKFVATHPGKVEQVIPLSEVQ, from the coding sequence ATGAAAAACCGCAATGTTTATTTCGCGCTGGTGCTGGCAACCCTCCTGCTCGCCTTCGGCGTCTGGATCCTGGCCTTTTTCCGGTCCACCCTCGTGACCAAGCGGACCGAGACGCCCCAGGCGGCTCCCAGCCAGAACGCCAAGGCGCCGGCCATGCCGCAGCTCTTCAATCCGCCGCGCCCCGAGGACGCCCCGGAAAGCATCCGCGCCGAAGTCATGCTCGGCTACAAGATCATGACCGAAACGAAGAAGTACGCCGGCAAATACATCAACAACGACCTGTCCTGCACCAGCTGCCACTTCGACGGCGGCCGCAGCCTCGACACCATTTCCCTGGTCGGGGTCGGGGCGCGCTACCCGCTCTTCCGCGGTCGCCGCGACTACACCGCCGACCTGACGCTGCGCACCCAGGGCTGCTTCGAACGCAGCATGAACGGCACCGCCCCGGCCTACGACAGCCAGATCATGCAGTCCCTGCTCGTCTATATGCAGTGGATATCCAAGGGCATCCCCATCTATTCCGAGCAGCCCTGGACCCTGCCCCACGACCTGGGCAATTCCCATAAGCCCGATGTGGCCAACGGCGCCAAGGTCTACGCGGACGTTTGCGCCAGATGCCACGGCGAGGCCGGCCAGGGCACCGCCATCGCCCCGCCGCTCTGGGGCGACGGCTCCTATAACGACGGGGCCGGCATGCACCGCATCCGCACCTTTTCCGTGTTCGCCTGGCGCTACATGCCCAAGAGCTCCCCGTCCCTGACCCAGGAACAGGCCCTGGATGTGGCCGGTTTCGTGCATGAAAAGCCGCGCCCGAAATTCGTGGCCACCCACCCCGGCAAGGTCGAGCAGGTCATCCCCCTGTCCGAGGTGCAGTAA
- a CDS encoding cytochrome ubiquinol oxidase subunit I: MIFPILHIPGLGDGMTIALDAVLHVLISHGLAIGLVTMLVLFQTLTYLGKGTFWARISRTLLGPAVVVTTSVGAVTGVGIWFITGALAPEGIGSLIHLFFWPWFIEWGAFTSEVVLLLIYYYLWDRLAEKRPGTLVALGWGYVGMAVISAILISGILGFMLTPDGWPSAGGFVRAYFNPTFIPQCFLRVAGGLALGALFVVTWTAWRFKGSREERGRALRLGGLVFLGAALVATASGFVYFSRVPMTYLTHWKFAVATSALSQRPDFLPLANGLAGLLVLATALAALLRRPLLCRALCIPTIILCVGLVTEFERVREFVRGPYLLPGYMYANQIPLVENKGLAAKNAAILPTMRWVNDNGSQSAAMRDGATLFAANCGVCHTDGGINDIRKRIAGRTQDGVNAITAITEGLAPFMTPFTGTEQERLLLANYLFTLANQDSRLRGPEPKEK, translated from the coding sequence ATGATCTTCCCCATCCTGCATATTCCGGGTCTCGGCGACGGCATGACCATCGCCCTCGATGCCGTGCTGCACGTGCTCATCAGCCACGGCCTGGCCATCGGCCTCGTCACCATGCTGGTGCTGTTCCAGACGCTGACGTACCTGGGCAAGGGGACGTTCTGGGCGCGGATCAGCCGCACGCTCCTCGGACCGGCCGTGGTCGTCACCACCTCGGTCGGCGCGGTCACGGGCGTCGGCATCTGGTTCATCACCGGGGCGCTGGCCCCGGAGGGCATCGGATCGCTCATCCACCTCTTTTTCTGGCCCTGGTTCATCGAATGGGGCGCTTTCACCTCGGAAGTGGTGCTCCTTTTGATCTACTACTACCTGTGGGACCGGCTGGCCGAAAAACGGCCGGGAACGCTGGTGGCCCTCGGCTGGGGCTACGTCGGCATGGCGGTCATTTCCGCCATCCTTATTTCGGGCATCCTGGGGTTCATGCTCACCCCGGACGGCTGGCCCTCGGCCGGCGGCTTCGTGCGGGCCTATTTCAACCCGACCTTCATTCCCCAATGCTTCCTACGCGTGGCGGGCGGGCTGGCCCTTGGCGCGCTCTTCGTCGTCACCTGGACGGCCTGGCGCTTCAAGGGCTCGCGGGAGGAGCGCGGCCGGGCGTTGCGCCTTGGCGGCCTGGTGTTTCTCGGCGCGGCCCTGGTCGCCACGGCCAGCGGGTTCGTCTACTTCTCCCGGGTGCCCATGACCTACCTCACCCACTGGAAATTCGCCGTGGCCACCTCGGCCCTGTCCCAGCGCCCCGACTTCCTGCCCCTGGCCAACGGCCTGGCCGGACTGCTCGTGCTGGCGACGGCCCTGGCGGCGCTTTTGCGACGGCCGCTCCTTTGCCGGGCGCTTTGCATCCCGACCATCATTTTGTGCGTGGGGCTGGTGACGGAATTCGAGCGCGTGCGCGAGTTCGTGCGCGGCCCGTACCTGCTGCCGGGCTACATGTACGCCAACCAGATACCGCTGGTGGAAAACAAGGGGCTCGCCGCGAAAAACGCGGCCATCCTGCCCACCATGCGCTGGGTCAACGACAACGGGAGCCAATCCGCCGCCATGCGCGACGGAGCGACCCTTTTCGCGGCCAACTGCGGCGTGTGCCATACCGACGGCGGCATCAACGACATCCGCAAGCGCATCGCCGGCCGCACTCAGGACGGCGTCAACGCCATCACCGCCATCACCGAGGGGCTGGCCCCGTTCATGACGCCCTTTACCGGCACCGAACAGGAACGCCTGCTTCTGGCCAATTACCTCTTTACGTTGGCCAACCAGGATTCACGCCTGCGCGGGCCGGAGCCCAAGGAGAAGTAG